The Coffea arabica cultivar ET-39 chromosome 8e, Coffea Arabica ET-39 HiFi, whole genome shotgun sequence genome window below encodes:
- the LOC113703259 gene encoding uncharacterized protein, with amino-acid sequence MESLFYCYPLALVLMQCCFITVTSTAMIRTDVTTDRSALSALKAHITSDPLQFLSKNWSSNAAAASSVRDWIGVECGSRHQRVTALNISSMGLAGTVPPEVGNLSFLVSLDMGSNYFHGNLPHELSGLRRLKFISLSSNNFTGAIPMWFGHFPELQVLALYNNDFTGLIPSSISNLSKLKHLDFRGNSLRRKIPEQIGNLQSLNFLNLEINQLTGSRPLSIFNISTMEKVGFTCNNLSGTLPVDLCHHLPNLRRIALSFNLIHGQIPSSLSQCSQLEILSLSGNNFSGSIPKEIGNLEMLEGLYLGTNNLQGVIPREIGNLRNLKEFGMERNQITGSIPREIGNLTELTSIEFAHNFLTGVIPEEMSNLHKLEALYLIFNELNGSIPVGIFNLSTMSVVSLGFNHLTGNLPSNIGNQWPNLEKFHLSGNNIGGLMPASIVNCSKLKAH; translated from the exons ATGGAGAGCCTTTTCTACTGCTACCCTCTTGCACTTGTTCTGATGCAATGCTGTTTCATTACTGTCACTTCCACAGCCATGATAAGAACAGACGTTACAACCGATCGATCTGCTCTTTCGGCCCTCAAAGCCCACATCACTTCAGATCCTCTCCAATTCTTGTCAAAGAACTGGTCTTCAAATGCTGCTGCAGCCTCTTCTGTTCGTGACTGGATAGGAGTCGAGTGCGGCTCTCGGCACCAGAGAGTGACGGCTTTGAATATTTCAAGCATGGGACTTGCAGGCACCGTTCCTCCAGAAGtggggaacctctcttttcttgtttctcttgACATGGGAAGCAACTACTTCCATGGCAATCTGCCCCATGAGTTGTCAGGCTTACGCCGCCTCAAGTTCATCAGTTTAAGCTCCAACAACTTCACTGGGGCCATTCCAATGTGGTTTGGTCACTTTCCAGAACTTCAAGTCTTGGCTTTGTACAACAACGATTTTACTGGCCTAATTCCTTCTTCAATCTCTAACCTGTCAAAACTCAAACATCTGGATTTTAGGGGAAATTCCCTGAGACGGAAGATTCCTGAACAGATTGGGAACCTCCAGAGCTTGAACTTTCTGAATCTTGAAATCAATCAGCTCACTGGTTCCAGACCCTTGTCCATCTTCAACATCTCAACCATGGAAAAAGTTGGATTCACTTGTAACAACTTATCTGGAACTCTTCCTGTTGATCTTTGCCATCATCTTCCAAATCTCAGAAGGATTGCTCTATCTTTCAACCTGATACATGGTCAAATCCCATCAAGTTTATCTCAATGTTCACAACTTGAGATACTGTCACTCTCGGGCAACAATTTCAGTGGATCCATACCAAAAGAAATTGGAAACTTAGAGATGCTTGAGGGCTTATACCTCGGAACCAACAATTTACAAG GGGTCATTCCACGAGAGATCGGCAATCTTAGGAACCTCAAGGAATTTGGCATGGAAAGAAACCAAATCACAGGCTCTATACCCAgagaaattgggaatttgaccgaGCTTACATCGATTGAATTTGCGCACAACTTCTTAACAG GTGTAATACCAGAAGAGATGTCCAACCTTCACAAACTGGAGGCACTTTATTTAATATTCAATGAGTTAAATGGCTCAATACCGGTTGGGATCTTCAACCTCTCAACGATGAGCGTGGTTTCATTGGGATTCAATCACCTTACAGGCAATCTTCCTTCGAATATTGGTAACCAATGGCCAAATTTAGAAAAGTTTCATCTTAGCGGAAATAACATTGGTGGACTTATGCCAGCTTCTATTGTAAATTGCTCTAAATTAAAAGCACATTAG